The Leptospira barantonii genome includes a region encoding these proteins:
- a CDS encoding DUF1801 domain-containing protein gives MCFFSFIPVPTFVMSSGISRYIDSQIEIKKERMLSIRAWIIECFPEILESMDQKIPTYHLNENWIAFGAHKNSISIHICKSVPLTEIRKKFPSLIDSKFRFTIRDEDPIPWKEIQSSIRSVLKSKTKSLNGKGRMPIQRNSPSKKSALRQNTRSFKN, from the coding sequence ATGTGTTTTTTTTCATTCATTCCCGTTCCCACCTTCGTTATGTCGTCCGGAATCTCGCGTTATATAGATTCTCAGATTGAAATCAAAAAGGAAAGAATGCTTTCGATCCGTGCGTGGATCATAGAATGTTTTCCCGAAATTCTGGAATCGATGGACCAGAAAATTCCCACGTATCATCTGAACGAAAACTGGATCGCGTTCGGCGCCCACAAGAATTCGATCTCGATTCATATCTGCAAATCGGTTCCGTTGACCGAAATAAGAAAGAAATTTCCAAGCCTTATCGATTCCAAATTCCGTTTTACGATTCGAGACGAAGACCCGATTCCTTGGAAGGAAATTCAAAGTTCGATCCGATCCGTTCTAAAATCTAAAACGAAGTCCTTAAACGGAAAGGGAAGAATGCCGATTCAAAGAAATTCTCCCTCTAAAAAAAGCGCTTTGAGACAAAATACTCGTTCGTTTAAAAACTAG
- a CDS encoding valine--tRNA ligase, with the protein MKKQIGDRYEPKEVESKWISLWEEKKSFVPDPNSKESFSIVIPPPNVTGSLHIGHALNHTIQDILVRIERKKGKSTLWLPGMDHAGIATQMVVERELAKEGKKRTDFTREEFVNKVWEWKDHSGGMITRQQKLLGESVDWSRERFTFDEGLSKAVFKVFKSLYDEGLIYRGERIINWCPASQTAISDLEVEFRETKGKLYHIKYPIHGKPNQFLVVATTRPETMLGDVAVCANPEDTRYASFKDVMLDLPLTNRQIPLLFDSFVDKEFGSGLVKITPAHDANDFEAGQRLGLKPLLVMNPDGTMNENAGAYKGLDRFDARKKVVADLEAKGLIEKIEDHMHAVGHNSRGGAVIEPYLSTQWFVKIRPLADLAVQAVQTGQVEFVPRMWEKTFFEWMNNIRDWCISRQLWWGHRIPAYHCKTCKHIEVSETPVTVCPSCGSKEVEPDPDVLDTWFSSQLWPFSTMGWPDQTEDLKKYYPTSVLVTGFDIIFFWVSRMIMMGMKFMQAPPFHKVLIHGLVRDKDGKKFSKSVGNVIDPLVMMEKYGTDSFRFFLAATLPEGKDILFDESRLDGYRSFCNKIWNSSRFILMNLEESFTPTGITPEIQKDLEPMDQWILSRFNHCLEEYDKAHSKFHFYEMAAAIYEFVWGDFCDWYIELVKPRAYGKVSPRSAEVAKQVLADVLTRALGLLHPFMPFLTEEVHSVFSDQFIATTPYPSAYPIANDALGVQKLNLLQEIVTKIRVMRSENGVTPDKKCKAIVKSGDDLAISSIRENEVSLLQLARLESIRIEESYEIQKTDSVSHFAKGEIILPLEGLIDVEKEKARLEKELQKSEVEKEKLEAKLANPGFLSKAAPDVVEKEREKLKTLADKVEVLKKGIQNLAS; encoded by the coding sequence ATGAAAAAGCAAATAGGCGATCGCTACGAACCGAAAGAAGTCGAGAGTAAATGGATTTCACTCTGGGAAGAAAAGAAGTCCTTTGTACCGGATCCGAATTCGAAAGAATCTTTCTCCATAGTCATCCCTCCTCCCAACGTTACGGGATCGTTGCATATCGGTCACGCTCTCAATCATACGATTCAGGATATTCTCGTTCGAATCGAACGTAAAAAAGGTAAGTCCACTCTTTGGCTTCCCGGTATGGATCACGCGGGTATCGCCACTCAGATGGTGGTTGAAAGAGAACTCGCCAAAGAAGGAAAAAAGAGAACCGATTTTACGAGAGAAGAATTCGTAAACAAGGTCTGGGAATGGAAAGATCATTCCGGCGGCATGATCACACGCCAACAAAAACTTTTGGGAGAATCCGTAGATTGGTCCAGAGAAAGATTCACGTTCGACGAAGGTCTTTCCAAAGCGGTATTCAAAGTTTTTAAATCCCTTTACGACGAAGGTTTGATCTATCGCGGTGAAAGAATCATCAACTGGTGTCCCGCGTCTCAAACGGCGATCTCCGATCTCGAAGTGGAGTTCAGAGAAACCAAAGGCAAACTCTATCATATCAAATATCCGATTCACGGCAAACCGAATCAGTTCTTAGTCGTGGCGACTACAAGACCCGAAACCATGCTCGGCGACGTCGCGGTTTGTGCGAATCCGGAAGATACACGTTATGCGTCCTTTAAGGATGTGATGTTGGATCTTCCGTTGACGAACAGACAGATTCCTCTGTTGTTCGATTCTTTCGTCGATAAGGAATTCGGTTCCGGTCTTGTTAAGATCACTCCGGCTCACGACGCGAACGACTTCGAGGCGGGTCAAAGACTCGGGCTCAAACCTTTGCTCGTAATGAACCCCGATGGAACGATGAACGAAAACGCGGGCGCTTACAAGGGTCTTGATCGTTTCGACGCCCGCAAAAAGGTAGTGGCCGATCTGGAAGCGAAAGGTCTGATCGAAAAAATCGAAGACCACATGCACGCGGTCGGTCATAACTCGAGAGGTGGTGCGGTGATCGAACCGTATCTTTCGACTCAATGGTTTGTAAAGATCAGACCTCTTGCCGATCTTGCGGTACAAGCGGTTCAAACCGGTCAGGTTGAATTCGTCCCGAGAATGTGGGAAAAAACTTTTTTCGAATGGATGAACAACATTCGAGATTGGTGTATCTCCAGACAACTTTGGTGGGGCCATAGAATTCCCGCATATCATTGTAAAACTTGTAAACACATCGAGGTTTCCGAAACTCCCGTGACCGTTTGTCCTTCCTGCGGTTCCAAAGAAGTGGAACCCGATCCGGACGTGCTCGACACTTGGTTTTCTTCACAGCTCTGGCCTTTTTCCACGATGGGTTGGCCGGATCAAACGGAAGACTTAAAAAAATACTACCCTACTTCCGTTCTCGTGACCGGCTTCGACATCATCTTCTTCTGGGTTTCCAGAATGATCATGATGGGAATGAAGTTCATGCAAGCTCCACCATTTCATAAAGTACTCATACACGGTTTGGTGAGAGACAAGGACGGAAAAAAATTCTCCAAGTCCGTGGGGAACGTGATCGATCCTCTTGTGATGATGGAAAAATACGGAACGGATTCCTTTCGATTCTTCCTAGCGGCTACGCTTCCGGAAGGAAAGGACATTCTTTTCGACGAATCGCGGTTAGACGGTTATCGTTCTTTCTGCAATAAGATCTGGAACTCTTCCCGATTCATTCTTATGAACCTGGAAGAATCTTTTACGCCGACGGGAATCACTCCCGAAATCCAAAAAGATCTCGAACCTATGGATCAGTGGATTCTTTCCAGATTCAATCATTGCTTGGAAGAATACGACAAGGCGCATTCTAAATTCCATTTTTATGAAATGGCCGCGGCGATCTACGAATTCGTTTGGGGAGATTTCTGCGATTGGTATATAGAACTCGTGAAACCGAGAGCGTATGGAAAAGTTTCTCCTCGCTCCGCAGAAGTCGCAAAACAGGTTCTCGCGGACGTGCTCACTCGTGCATTAGGACTTTTGCATCCTTTTATGCCGTTCTTAACCGAAGAAGTTCACTCGGTATTTTCGGATCAATTCATCGCGACAACTCCGTATCCTTCCGCGTATCCGATCGCAAACGACGCGTTAGGCGTTCAGAAGTTGAATCTTCTTCAGGAGATCGTGACAAAAATCCGCGTTATGCGCTCCGAAAACGGAGTTACTCCCGATAAGAAGTGTAAGGCGATCGTAAAATCGGGAGACGATCTTGCAATCTCTTCGATCCGCGAAAACGAAGTTTCTCTTTTACAACTCGCTCGTCTCGAATCGATTCGAATCGAAGAATCTTATGAGATTCAAAAGACGGATTCGGTTTCCCACTTCGCAAAGGGAGAAATCATTCTTCCTCTCGAAGGATTGATCGACGTGGAAAAAGAAAAAGCGCGTCTTGAAAAGGAACTTCAAAAATCCGAAGTCGAAAAGGAAAAACTCGAAGCGAAACTCGCTAACCCGGGTTTTCTTTCGAAAGCCGCTCCCGACGTGGTCGAGAAAGAAAGGGAAAAACTAAAGACTCTCGCAGACAAAGTGGAAGTTCTCAAAAAGGGGATTCAAAATCTTGCAAGCTAA
- the purD gene encoding phosphoribosylamine--glycine ligase: protein MQAKLKVLLIGSGGRESAIAFHLRNSTLLSELKVFPGNGGFPDSEILPANSFNVLDKQSVQSYLKQNPFDFIVVGPEDPLVAGFADWASELKIPTFGPDSYCAQVEGSKDFAKSLMVEANVPTAEYKTFTEYSSSLKYLESKSIPIVIKADGLAAGKGVTVATTKEMAVNALKEIFEDKKFGESGNQVVIEEFMDGQEASIFAVSDGDSYFLLPAAQDHKRAFDGDQGPNTGGMGAYCPAPVVTETILEKVKERVFDRMFETFRKKGHPYRGLLYAGLMISSDGEPRVVEFNCRFGDPETQCVLAMFDGDLLELLYTASTGKIKNVKAAVKSGAATVVVLAAQGYPDSYEKNIPLNLPETPGQNVYLFHAGTLKKDGKVFSSGGRILGVVAQGTDLKSSVNQAYSFLEKIQAPKTFYRKDIGHRAL, encoded by the coding sequence TTGCAAGCTAAGTTGAAAGTCCTTTTGATCGGTTCCGGCGGAAGAGAAAGCGCAATCGCGTTTCATCTTCGTAATTCAACATTGTTAAGCGAATTGAAGGTTTTTCCGGGAAACGGAGGTTTTCCGGACTCGGAGATTCTTCCCGCGAATTCGTTTAACGTTTTGGACAAACAATCGGTTCAATCGTATCTGAAACAAAATCCTTTCGACTTTATCGTGGTGGGACCGGAAGATCCTTTGGTCGCCGGTTTTGCGGATTGGGCTTCCGAGCTTAAAATCCCCACGTTCGGTCCTGATTCCTATTGCGCTCAAGTGGAAGGTTCCAAGGATTTCGCAAAATCCCTGATGGTGGAAGCGAACGTCCCCACCGCAGAGTATAAAACATTTACGGAATATTCTTCTTCCTTAAAATACCTGGAATCCAAGTCGATTCCGATCGTAATCAAAGCCGACGGTTTGGCCGCGGGCAAAGGTGTGACCGTAGCAACCACCAAAGAAATGGCGGTTAACGCGCTCAAAGAAATCTTCGAGGACAAAAAATTCGGAGAAAGCGGCAATCAAGTGGTCATCGAAGAATTTATGGACGGACAAGAAGCGTCCATCTTCGCAGTTTCGGACGGAGATTCTTACTTTCTTCTACCCGCCGCACAGGATCACAAAAGAGCCTTCGACGGAGATCAAGGACCGAACACCGGAGGAATGGGAGCGTATTGTCCCGCACCGGTAGTCACCGAAACTATATTAGAAAAAGTGAAAGAACGCGTATTCGATCGTATGTTCGAGACTTTCCGCAAAAAAGGGCATCCTTATCGAGGACTTCTTTACGCGGGTTTGATGATTTCTTCGGACGGAGAACCGAGAGTTGTTGAGTTTAACTGCAGATTCGGAGATCCCGAAACACAATGTGTATTAGCTATGTTCGACGGAGATCTATTAGAACTTCTTTATACAGCTTCCACGGGTAAAATCAAAAACGTCAAAGCGGCCGTAAAAAGCGGCGCGGCAACGGTAGTGGTGCTCGCCGCGCAAGGATATCCCGATTCTTACGAAAAAAATATTCCGTTAAATCTTCCGGAAACGCCTGGTCAAAACGTTTATCTTTTTCATGCGGGAACGTTAAAAAAAGATGGAAAAGTTTTTTCATCCGGGGGGAGAATTCTCGGAGTAGTAGCTCAAGGAACCGATCTAAAGAGTTCGGTAAACCAGGCTTATTCCTTCCTGGAAAAAATCCAGGCTCCCAAAACGTTTTATAGAAAAGACATCGGACACAGAGCCCTTTAA